Proteins found in one Fusarium oxysporum Fo47 chromosome V, complete sequence genomic segment:
- a CDS encoding P-loop containing nucleoside triphosphate hydrolase protein, producing MAATKHLLADSEDAIVDRPSKKTKVTDVDEKARLKKERKEKKKDKKRKTEEQETPADKTGDSEAERAERKKAKKEKKKAKKAKAAEESAETTEAAEEAPKEKKSKKEKKVPVSYESSDDASSDSAYVQTMSLSNVPQAEIDEFLSKNQITITDPKTETVTLRPVLEFHQLPATNLLEKKPSPFANYKAPTPIQSASWPFTLSGRDVIGVAETGSGKTMAFALPCVEAVSDIKYKGTKAVIVSPTRELAMQTYEQMASVAALNKLKCVCLYGGASKDDQRNLLRCGADIIVATPGRLKDFMSDGTVDLSQVTFAVLDEADRMLDKGFEEDIKQILGACLPREKRQTLMFTATWPQSVQALASSFMVTPVKIAIGSGGKETADGSVELQANTRITQRVEVLEPREKEFRLLQLLKEHQQGKQKNDRILVFCLYKKEATRVENFLSRKGIRVGGIHGDLRQEQRTRSLEAFKSGATPVLVATDVAARGLDIPEVKLVINVTFPLTIEDYVHRIGRTGRAGKTGEAITFFTVEDKSHSGSLVNILRGANQPVPEDLLKFGTTVKKKTHDMYGAFFKDVDMNAKSTKITFD from the exons ATGGCTGCTACAAAGCATCTCCTCGCTGACAGCGAGGACGCCATCGTCGACCGACCCtccaagaagaccaaggtcaCCGACGTCGACGAGAAGGCTCGTTTGAAGAAGGAAcgcaaggagaagaagaaggacaagaagcgcaagactGAAGAGCAGGAGACACCTGCTGACAAGACTGGCGATTCTGAGGCTGAGCGTGCTGAGCGCAAGAAGgctaagaaggaaaagaagaaggcgaagaaggccaaggccgcTGAGGAGTCTGCTGAGACCACTGAAGCTGCCGAGGAAGCtcccaaggagaagaagtctaagaaggagaagaaggtccCGGTTTCTTATGAGTCTTCTGACGACGCTTCCTCCGACAGCGCTTACGTCCAGACCATGAGCCTCTCCAACGTTCCTCAAGCCGAGATTGACGAATTCCTCTCCAAGAACCAGATCACCATCACCGACCCCAAGACCGAGACCGTCACTCTTCGCCCCGTTTTGGAATTCCACCAACTTCCCGCTACAAAcctccttgagaagaagccctCGCCATTCGCCAACTACAAGGCTCCTACGCCTATTCAGTCCGCCTCATGGCCCTTCACGCTCTCTGGCCGCGATGTTATCGGTGTCGCTGAGACAGGATCCGGAAAGACCATGGCTTTCGCTCTTCCCTGTGTTGAGGCTGTTTCTGATATCAAGTACAAGGGCACCAAGGCCGTTATTGTTTCGCCTACACGAGAACTTGCCATGCAGACCTATGAGCAGATGGCTTCCGTGGCTGCGCTGAACAAGTTAAAGTGTGTGTGTCTGTACGGTGGTGCTTCCAAGGATGATCAGCGAAACCTTCTCCGATGTGGCGCTGACATTATTGTCGCTACCCCCGGTCGTCTTAAGGACTTCATGTCTGATGGAACTGTTGATCTTAGCCAAGTTACTTTCGCCGTTCTCGACGAGGCTGATCGTATGCTTGACAAGGGTTTCGAGGAGGATATTAAGCAGATCTTGGGTGCTTGCCTTCCCCGCGAGAAGCGCCAGACACTCATGTTTACAGCTACATGGCCTCAATCCGTCCAGGCCCTCGCCTCTTCTTTCATGGTTACCCCCGTAAAGATTGCCATTGGATCTGGTGGTAAGGAAACAGCCGATGGATCTGTTGAGCTGCAAGCCAACACAAGAATTACACAGCGagttgaggttcttgagccCAGAGAGAAGGAGTTCCGtctgcttcagcttctgaagGAGCACCAGCAGGGTAAGCAGAAGAACGACCGTATCTTGGTCTTCTGCCTGTACAAGAAGGAGGCTACACGTGTTGAGAACTTCTTGAGCCGTAAGGGCATCCGCGTTGGTGGCATTCACGGTGATCTGCGACAGGAGCAGCGAACTAGGAGTCTCGAGGCTTTCAAGTCTGGAGCTACTCCTGTTCTTGTTGCTACTGATGTCGCTGCTCGTGGTCTTGATATTCCTGAGGTTAAGCTCGTTATCAATGTTACA TTCCCCTTGACCATTGAGGATTACGTCCACCGCATTGGCCGAACGGGCCGTGCTGGTAAGACTGGTGAGGCTATCACCTTCTTTACTGTCGAGGACAAGTCGCACTCCGGCTC GCTCGTCAACATTCTCCGAGGTGCCAACCAGCCCGTGCCTGAAGATCTCCTCAAGTTCGGTACCACTGTTAAGAAGAAGACTCACGACATGTACGGCGCTTTCTTCAAGGATGTCGACATGAACGCCAAGTCGACCAAGATCACATTTGATTAA
- a CDS encoding general substrate transporter: MNAIRRASLSKPEEAGKAWPAIAIGLFVAFGGVLYGYDTGTISGILAMPYWQRLFSTGYTDSKGNPNITTGQESSIVSILSAGTFFGALSSPFMTDYIGRRPGLMIATWVFNLGVALQTAATAIPMFLAGRFFAGFGVGQISAIIPLYQSETAPKWIRGAIVGSYQWAITIGLLLAAIVNNATGKRNDTGSYRIPIAVQFAYSLVLFGGMLILPETPRFLIKKDRHDDASRALSKIRRLSPDHPAVQAELSEIKANHDHEMSLGTSSYIDCFKPPILKRQFTGCALQALQQLTGINFIFYYGTKYFENSGISSGFTISMITSAINVASTLPGMYAIDKWGRRPLLLWGAVGMCVSQFIVAMSGTFSTGQDSAGVIFVKSLAGQRAAVSFVCIYIFFFASTWGPLAWVVTGEIFPLQTRAKSLSMTTATNWLFNWAIAYSTPYLVDYGSGKANLQSKIFFIWFGCCFLCIAFVYFFIYETKGLSLEEVDQLYDEVSVARKSVGWKPHDTWEHRNSVAGAGGKMFNEGHEQGEVSHTEKNEV, translated from the exons ATGAACGCAATTCGAAGGGCATCCCTCAGCAAGCCCGAGGAGGCTGGCAAGGCATGGCCTGCTATCGCCATCGGCTTGTTTGTCGCCTTTGGTGGTGTTCTCTACGG TTATGACACAGGTACCATCTCTGGTATTTTGGCCATGCCCTACTGGCAGCGACTCTTCAGCACCGGCTACACAGACTCCAAGGGCAACCCCAACATCACAACGGGCCAAGAGTCCAGCATCGTCTCCATCCTCTCAGCCGGCACATTCTTCGGCGctctctcctctcccttcATGACTGACTACATCGGTCGTCGTCCCGGTCTCATGATCGCCACTTGGGTCTTCAACCTCGGTGTCGCTCTCCAAACTGCTGCTACTGCTATCCCCATGTTCTTGGCTGGTCGATTCTTCGCCGGTTTTGGTGTTGGTCAAATTTCCGCTATTA TCCCCCTATACCAGTCTGAGACAGCACCAAAGTGGATTCGAGGTGCCATCGTCGGTTCATACCAATGGGCCATCACAATCggtctcctcctcgccgcCATCGTAAACAACGCGACAGGCAAGCGCAACGACACAGGCTCATACCGTATCCCCATCGCCGTTCAATTCGCCTACTccctcgtcctcttcggtGGCATGCTCATCCTCCCCGAAACACCTCGATTCCTCATCAAGAAAGACCGTCACGACGATGCCTCTCGCGCTCTCTCCAAGATCCGCCGTCTCTCTCCTGATCACCCTGCTGTTCAGGCTGAGCTCAGCGAGATCAAGGCGAATCACGACCATGAGATGAGCCTCGGAACATCTTCATACATTGACTGCTTCAAGCCTCCTATTCTGAAGCGCCAGTTCACTGGTTGTGCTCTCCAGGCTCTTCAGCAGCTCACTGGTATCAACTTCATC TTTTACTATGGTACCAAGTACTTTGAGAACTCCGGTATCTCGAGCGGTTTCACCATTTCCATGATCACATCAGCCATCAACGTCGCTTCCACACTCCCTGGAATGTACGCCATTGACAAGTGGGGTCGtcgtcctcttctcctctgggGTGCCGTCGGCATGTGTGTCTCTCAgttcatcgtcgccatgtCCGGTACCTTCTCCACCGGCCAAGATAGCGCCGGAGTTATCTTCGTCAAGAGCTTGGCTGGCCAGAGGGCTGCTGTCTCTTTCGTCTGTATCtacatcttcttcttcgcctcaACCTGGGGTCCCCTGGCTTGGGTCGTCACTGGCGAGATCTTCCCTCTCCAGACCCGTGCCAAGTCCCTCAGTATGACCACCGCCACCAACTGGCTCTTCAACTGGGCCATCGCCTACTCTACCCCCTACCTCGTCGACTACGGTTCCGGCAAGGCCAACCTCCAgtccaagatcttcttcatctggtTCGGCTGCTGTTTCCTGTGCATCGCCTTCGTCTACTTCTTCATCTACGAGACCAAGGGTCTGTCCCTCGAGGAGGTTGATCAGCTCTACGACGAGGTCAGCGTTGCCCGAAAGTCCGTTGGATGGAAGCCCCATGACACCTGGGAGCACCGCAACAgtgttgctggagctggtggCAAGATGTTCAACGAGGGTCACGAGCAGGGTGAGGTTTCTCACAccgagaagaatgaggtTTAA
- a CDS encoding Rft protein-domain-containing protein yields the protein MSPSSEKESPPASSMIKGASLLIILQLASRLITFIANQLLLRYLTAPLLGLSTQLEVYYLSVLFFARESLRVAIQRRDSGSQAKEESQAVVNLGYLAIGLGSFVSLGLGWMYLAYANEITLATPYLFESLYLYGFAAMVELLSEPCFVLMQTRLQFGTRAAAESSATFLRCIVVFGSAVWASKHNDIGVLPFALGQITYGVSLLLVYLVSGYRLASSIGFSLLPKTIASKENRFWASMFDRSTIGLAGSMMAQSVVKHLLTQGDTFLISFLASASVQGAYALANNYGSLLARLLFQPVEESSRSYFSRLLSSVTPVKQGGKPVQEVTEAKQNLQTLLRLYILLTSIIISLGPFAAPPLLAIVAGKQWAGSGAGDVLAAYCFYIPFMGLNGLTESFVASVATEAEVHIQSVWMGAFSVIFATSAFLFMRIYPLGAIGLVLANIINMGCRIIWSGAFIKRFYKRHGTDFKIKSLIPESTLGVSIATAILLKQLKVVDNADQPIKSLVKIAGSAIPLLLLMYVYQIPKANFLKTTSNHRSLVLERHFILECLNSVRGRKAAKQ from the coding sequence ATGTCTCCCTCCTCTGAAAAAGAAAGCCCTCCAGCGTCCTCAATGATCAAAGGCGCTTCCCTCCTAATTATCCTCCAACTCGCCTCCCGCCTCATAACTTTCATTGCCAACCAACTCCTCCTGCGGTATCTCACAGCACCGCTACTAGGCCTATCAACTCAACTCGAGGTATACTACCTCTCAGTTCTCTTCTTCGCACGCGAAAGTCTTCGTGTTGCTATTCAACGACGAGATTCGGGATCGCAGGCTAAAGAGGAGAGTCAAGCTGTGGTGAATCTGGGATATCTCGCTATTGGACTGGGAAGTTTTGTCAGTCTTGGGTTGGGGTGGATGTATCTTGCGTATGCGAATGAGATTACGCTTGCTACGCCGTATTTGTTTGAGTCACTGTATCTCTATGGGTTTGCGGCTATGGTGGAGTTGTTGTCGGAGCCGTGCTTTGTTCTCATGCAGACGAGGCTGCAGTTTGGGACAcgagctgctgctgagtCGAGTGCTACGTTTTTGAGGTGTATCGTTGTGTTTGGATCTGCTGTTTGGGCATCCAAGCACAATGATATCGGAGTGCTGCCTTTCGCCCTTGGACAGATTACCTATGGTGTCTCACTACTCCTCGTCTACCTCGTCTCAGGATATCGCCTCGCCTCGTCAATCGGCTTCTCACTACTCCCCAAAACCATCGCTTCGAAAGAGAACCGTTTCTGGGCCTCCATGTTCGACCGATCAACGATCGGTCTCGCAGGAAGCATGATGGCCCAGAGCGTGGTCAAGCATCTCCTCACCCAAGGCGACACATTTCTCATCTCCTTTCTCGCATCAGCCAGCGTCCAAGGCGCATATGCTCTCGCAAACAACTACGGAAGTCTTCTTGCccgtcttctcttccagCCTGTTGAAGAAAGTAGCCGAAGTTACTTCTCTCGCTTGCTGTCATCTGTAACACCTGTCAAACAAGGCGGTAAGCCAGTTCAGGAAGTGACAGAAGCAAAGCAGAATCTGCAAACTCTGCTTCGCCTGTACATCCTTTTGACTTCAATCATCATCAGTCTTGGACCTTTTGCTGCTCCGCCTCTTCTGGCTATTGTGGCAGGCAAGCAGTGGGCTGGCTCAGGGGCAGGTGATGTGCTTGCAGCGTACTGTTTCTACATTCCCTTCATGGGTCTTAACGGTCTCACAGAATCATTCGTGGCGTCAGTTGCTACTGAAGCCGAGGTTCACATCCAATCTGTCTGGATGGGTGCATTCTCAGTCATCTTCGCCACATCAGCCTTCCTCTTCATGAGAATCTACCCTCTCGGTGCTATCGGTCTTGTACTagccaacatcatcaataTGGGGTGTCGCATCATCTGGAGCGGAGCATTCATCAAGCGCTTCTACAAAAGACACGGAACCGACTTCAAGATCAAATCACTTATTCCCGAGAGCACACTCGGCGTCTCAATCGCTACAGCTATCCTTCTCAAGCAACTGAAAGTCGTAGACAACGCAGATCAACCGATCAAATCTCTCGTCAAGATCGCTGGCTCCGCCATCCCATTATTGCTTCTTATGTACGTCTACCAAATTCCAAAAGCAAACTTTTTGAAAACAACATCTAATCATCGCAGCCTGGTCCTCGAGCGCCATTTTATCCTTGAGTGTCTAAACTCGGTCCGCGGTCGCAAAGCCGCAAAACAATAG
- a CDS encoding CHAT domain-containing protein, which translates to MDVPLEQMSKMSISPHYWGIHTSLYSSLPLEAVKQLERAIWFKISGLTNEARAIFDNELKSFAAVPVVAIEHADLELEAGKWGRAWRILNSKLLQLREAKEGLESPEHRLMLLTWAMLGTRHQGDVTSSAIEIERTQHWLAGVPVADYTDIQAGCIRRYVIASLFTRLCSGYNNPEAEHIPLHDRTDASGEKMPWGGLQLLRRSLTQRGMFNEANALFRVELNRTPPEDRGPVVNEFLEAVASIPLSRGRDYIEAVVRLQWATTHIQLQVQESAAEEFDKSAAAFQRFCGDFGIRNKEATPHMQAMAYERLSCIDDPIDKLERTEELAAHMEAVDGTKTGYCLAAAADLSRKYYQVTGMELFRTTYFDVQKRLDTYDQTVSEDICDLVHHHVDLISVALASLIDRDKALDWVDAFFKEYQHFDAPVVRALLRRSQASLLRSLRRLDEAGRVDEEAIRLETSSPSVGNWMHTRQGYRAPTRRSTTSSVQPDPQNQVQDDDGEETFYWGWSDAIGDQAKMQEMSIQLVLKWLLEDITAGNSALEEFREMTEAALKAIVLPKAVDINELAEERYMRLCAWLGKPPVHQKNRRLFCLVMLKFGRQMHFSGLKLWDLRLSELQSLLELEESLPQIIRDKFPGSKGSWLGQMALTYMAPLDYSADFTSAESGERLSNAQAYNDRALAEYRRNKDLAQVALHQRSGAQICMFMIRRIRQLEQQAASSSSTRGGIVDNGPKKAENDSAFLSVFAEAEVHDIRNRGISQAEEADEIFSLSELHASSSSGLEGITHRQSITAFNANAFTILTAIELLLAAPGEPSDETITKVWQWVQKYKARSLARTIGVRISDPPELVSKIKACPDAARGYEEMRAMEQRIKEAQGMAKFNLRRQLDTHRRTMRETHDLMRQLLDLREAQPFDLSDVARIKAQSGTPIVLVDWFYLPPYFTGDTGRLLLLTVKERSKRNLNIKPTMDVLTTKVGDVIAWQKTYLTPEKFEDMPEENLNTKEARKAFDSMLGGLIAPLARRVKPGELIVLCPSSSLHRLPLHALAIKGYEALIHRNPVVYTHSQSLLRSCFAATDLARPLPARINARFISGIAESESVYHKAGRTSIQTLARRFRTDPMIDRTASKKLFLDAAGQSRLLHLHTHCGWESKDPLDHKVELPMSCAQPKGQRPVESVTAREFFDIQVSPGTHINMIACQGGVMDVQLGDEVMGLVPALMCSGASSTVSTLWRIQDTHGSRFAKVFFDSFLKQSASTDGNTSKAGGSLIVNLAKAMQLAADAMDEMKEAPLYEWAGYVLHGCWQFPLSEQDITSLQTGGM; encoded by the exons ATGGATGTACCATTGGAACAAATGAGTAAGATGTCAATATCTCCTCACTACTGGGGGATACATACGTCTCTGTACAGCTCATTGCCCCTGGAGGCCGTTAAACAGCTCGAGCGTGCCATCTGGTTCAAAATTTCAGGGCTCACAAACGAAGCCAGAGCAATATTTGACAATGAGCTCAAGTCTTTTGCAGCAGTTCCGGTTGTCGCCATTGAGCACGCTGACCTCGAGTTGGAGGCGGGCAAATGGGGTCGGGCATGGCGCATCCTAAACTCAAAGCTTTTACAGCTGCGAGAGGCCAAAGAAGGCCTCGAATCACCTGAACATCGACTCATGCTTTTGACGTGGGCCATGCTCGGGACGAGACATCAAGGTGATGTGACGTCGTCAGCTATAGAGATTGAAAGGACACAGCATTGGCTTGCTGGAGTACCTGTAGCGGATTATACTGACATTCAG GCAGGCTGCATACGCCGATATGTCATCGCGAGCCTGTTCACCAGGCTCTGTTCGGGATATAATAACCCAGAGGCAGAGCACATCCCGTTACATGACAGGACAGACGCTTCAGGTGAAAAGATGCCTTGGGGTGGGTTGCAACTACTGCGGCGCTCTCTGACGCAGCGAGGCATGTTCAACGAGGCCAATGCCTTGTTCCGCGTGGAGCTGAATCGTACGCCACCAGAAGACCGAGGCCCTGTGGTCAACGAGTTTCTGGAGGCTGTAGCAAGCATCCCTCTGAGTCGGGGTCGGGACTATATCGAGGCGGTGGTTCGCCTTCAGTGGGCGACCACACATATTCAGCTACAAGTGCAAGAAAGCGCCGCTGAGGAATTCGACAAATCTGCGGCGGCTTTCCAGAGGTTCTGCGGTGACTTTGGTATCAGAAACAAGGAGGCCACACCGCATATGCAAGCAATGGCGTACGAGAGGCTGTCATGCATCGACGACCCTATCGACAAATTAGAGCGAACAGAGGAGCTGGCCGCTCATATGGAGGCTGTTGACGGCACGAAGACTGGCTATTGCTTAGCGGCTGCTGCAGATCTGTCCAGGAAATATTACCAGGTCACTGGAATGGAATTGTTCAGAACCACGTATTTCGATGTGCAGAAGCGCCTCGATACGTATGACCAGACGGTATCGGAGGACATTTGCGATCTGGTGCACCATCATGTTGACCTCATCTCCGTTGCCCTCGCAAGCCTGATTGATCGCGACAAGGCTCTCGACTGGGTTGATGCCTTCTTTAAGGAGTATCAGCATTTCGACGCCCCAGTGGTACGGGCGTTGCTCCGTAGGAGTCAGGCATCACTCTTGCGAAGTCTTCGTCGACTGGATGAGGCTGGCAGGGTGGACGAGGAGGCCATTCGATTGGAgacatcctcgccatcggtAGGAAATTGGATGCATACGAGACAGGGTTACCGCGCTCCAACGAGAAGGAGCACCACTTCTTCTGTACAGCCAGATCCCCAGAATCAGGTTCAGGACGATGATGGGGAGGAGACATTCTATTGGGGCTGGAGCGATGCCATTGGAGACCAGGCAAAAATGCAAGAAATGTCCATTCAGCTGGTACTGAAGTGGCTGCTTGAAGACATCACCGCTGGGAACTCTGCCCTTGAAGAGTTCAGAGAGATGACAGAAGCCGCATTGAAAGCTATTGTCTTACCCAAAGCCGTCGATATCAATGAGCTCGCAGAAGAACGGTACATGCGTCTCTGTGCATGGCTCGGTAAACCCCCTGTGCATCAAAAGAACCGTCGACTGTTCTGTTTGGTCATGCTTAAGTTCGGGAGGCAGATGCACTTTTCTGGTCTTAAGCTCTGGGATCTACGCCTCTCTGAGCTCCAGAGTCTACTCGAGCTCGAAGAAAGCCTCCCCCAGATCATCCGGGACAAGTTTCCAGGTAGCAAGGGCAGTTGGCTAGGCCAAATGGCACTCACATACATGGCACCGCTAGATTACTCGGCGGATTTCACCAGCGCTGAATCGGGAGAACGATTATCAAATGCTCAAGCATACAACGACCGTGCTCTGGCTGAGTATCGTCGAAACAAAGACCTAGCTCAGGTTGCTCTTCACCAGCGATCTGGAGCGCAAATTTGCATGTTCATGATCAGACGAATAAGGCAATTGGAGCAGCAAGCAGCGAGCTCCAGCAGTACCAGAGGTGGAATAGTAGATAATGGGCCCAAAAAAGCAGAGAACGATAGTGCTTTTCTCTCGGTCTTTGCCGAGGCAGAAGTCCACGACATCCGCAACAGGGGAATCAGTCAGGCCGAAGAGGCCGATGAAATATTTTCGTTGAGCGAGCTTCATGCCTCCTCAAGTTCAGGTCTAGAAGGCATCACACACCGGCAGAGCATCACCGCGTTCAATGCCAATGCATTCACAATCCTCACAGCCATCGAATTGCTCCTCGCAGCCCCAGGTGAGCCGTCTGATGAGACTATCACAAAGGTGTGGCAGTGGGTGCAGAAGTACAAAGCACGCTCACTGGCGCGGACCATCGGGGTGCGTATCTCTGATCCACCCGAGCTGGTGAGTAAGATCAAGGCGTGTCCTGACGCTGCGCGCGGTTACGAGGAGATGCGGGCGATGGAACAGCGTATCAAGGAGGCTCAGGGGATGGCCAAGTTCAATCTGCGTCGGCAGCTGGACACGCATCGTCGAACCATGAGAGAGACGCACGACTTGATGAGGCAACTCCTCGACTTGAGAGAGGCGCAGCCGTTCGACTTGTCTGATGTGGCCAGGATCAAAGCCCAGAGTGGTACACCTATTGTCCTGGTTGACTGGTTCTACCTCCCTCCGTATTTCACCGGCGACACCGGTAGACTGTTGCTGCTCACAGTTAAGGAGCGATCCAAACGAAACTTGAATATAAAACCAACCATGGATGTGCTGACTACGAAAGTAGGAGATGTGATTGCTTGGCAGAAAACATATCTTACCCCAGAAAAGTTCGAAGACATGCCAGAGGAGAATCTCAACACGAAAGAGGCACGAAAAGCATTCGACAGCATGCTAGGTGGCCTCATTGCGCCGCTTGCCCGCCGTGTCAAGCCCGGTGAGCTGATTGTCCTGTGtccatcctcttctctccaccGGCTTCCGCTCCATGCACTTGCGATCAAAGGATATGAGGCGCTGATCCACCGGAATCCCGTCGTCTATACACACAGCCAGTCACTTCTGCGCTCATGCTTCGCGGCCACGGATCTGGCACGACCATTGCCTGCGCGAATCAACGCCAGATTCATATCGGGCATCGCGGAATCCGAATCCGTGTACCATAAGGCAGGGCGAACCAGTATCCAGACGCTGGCTCGTCGATTCCGCACGGATCCAATGATCGACCGGACCgcctccaagaagctctttCTGGACGCGGCTGGTCAGTCTCGTCTGCTTCATCTGCACACTCACTGCGGCTGGGAATCGAAAGACCCGTTGGATCACAAGGTCGAGCTCCCCATGTCGTGTGCGCAACCCAAGGGGCAACGCCCGGTTGAGAGCGTCACAGCCCGAGAATTCTTCGATATCCAGGTCTCTCCAGGCACACACATTAACATGATAGCGTGCCAAGGTGGTGTTATGGATGTAcagcttggagatgaggtCATGGGGCTCGTCCCTGCACTAATGTGTTCTGGGGCCAGCTCGACTGTGTCAACCTTGTGGAGAATTCAAGACACACACGGGTCGAGGTTTGCTAAAGTGTTCTTCGATTCGTTTCTTAAACAGAGCGCTTCCACGGATGGCAATACATCAAAAGCCGGTGGCAGCCTCATAGTGAATCTTGCCAAAGCGATGCAGCTAGCCGCCGATGCGATGGACGAGATGAAGGAAGCGCCTCTCTATGAATGGGCAGGCTATGTGCTCCACGGCTGTTGGCAATTCCCACTTTCAGAACAGGACATCACGTCGTTGCAAACTGGTGGTATGTGA
- a CDS encoding uncharacterized protein (expressed protein), which yields MRKTVCGVYATEFGKGELPVSLEGGDLLFHRFLVTAMGEPCSVRMRKPGLLAACSS from the coding sequence ATGAGGAAGACAGTGTGTGGCGTCTACGCGACAGAGTTCGGCAAAGGCGAGTTGCCGGTTTCGCTCGAGGGCGGCGATCTGTTGTTTCATCGTTTCCTGGTTACGGCGATGGGAGAGCCTTGTTCGGTACGGATGCGTAAACCTGGGTTGTTGGCTGCCTGCTCCTCGTAG
- a CDS encoding DNA-binding protein, whose amino-acid sequence MSSKEASKSKDKDKSKVHKLSLKGSARLVAEFFQYSIHSILFQRGVYPAEDFTVVKKYGLNMLVSADDQVKAYIKKIMSQLDKWMVGGKISKLVIVITDKDTGEHVERWQFDVQIFQPVKKSKSSKSASKDQENAAPAGSAPTAPEKTETEIQAEIAAIFRQITASVTFLPQLSGDCTFNVLVYADADSEVPVEWGDSDAKEIENGEKVQLRGFSTANHRVDTLVSYRFTD is encoded by the exons ATGTCGTCAAAGGAAGCTTCCAAGAGTAAGGACAAGGATAAGTCCAAGGTCCATAAGCTCTCCCTCAAGGGCAGCGCTCGTCTTGTCGCTGAATTT TTTCAATATTCTATCCACAGCATTCT CTTCCAACGAGGTGTCTATCCTGCCGAGGACTTTACAGT CGTCAAGAAATATGGCCTCAACATGCTGG TCTCGGCCGATGATCAAGTAAAAGCCTACATCAAAAAGATCATGTCCCAGCTCGACAAATGGATGGTCGGCGGCAAGATCTCCAAGCTTGTCATCGTCATTACAGATAAAGACACAGGCGAGCACGTCGAGCGCTGGCAATTCGAC GTTCAAATCTTCCAACCCGTCAAGAAATCCAAGTCCTCCAAATCCGCCTCCAAAGACCAAGAAAACGCCGCTCCCGCTGGTTCCGCGCCCACAGCCCCCGAAAAGACAGAAACAGAGATCCAGGCCGAAATCGCAGCTATTTTCCGCCAAATCACTGCATCTGTTACGTTCCTACCTCAACTTAGCGGCGATTGCACATTTAACGTCCTCGTTTACGCTGATGCGGATAGTGAGGTCCCTGTTGAGTGGGGTGACTCGGATGcgaaggagattgagaacgGAGAAAAGGTACAGCTGAGGGGCTTCAGCACGGCGAATCACCGTGTTGATACTTTGGTCAGCTATCGATTTACCGATTAA